In Lysobacterales bacterium, the sequence ACATGGTTAACCAACACCGTTGGCGAGATCGACGGTGCTGGGATTCGGACGCTAGCGGATGTCCTGGAATGCCTTCGGGAGAGACTGGAATTGCTCTTCCGGTCATTGCCTGGAGGGCACGGACCCGCTGCGCAATAGAGGGCCGGCCGGCATGTATGTGGGACGCTTGGCGGCATGATCGCGCGGCGTACACTGCGCCGCGCAAGGCGCAAAAAGTGGCTTTGGAATTCCTATCCTTGTGCCGATTGGCGGAACCGGCTGTGAATCGCCAGTGTGCAGGTACATGTAGTGGAGCTCCGACGCTGATCCGCTACGATTCATGAGGCTACGCGGAGTCAGGCGATGCATCTTGCGATCAGGAATCGAGCCCGCTGCGTGCTGCTGATCTGCTTCACGTGGTTGGGCTCGGCGAGTGCCACCACGTACTACGTTGACGGCTCGCGCGTGGACGACTCCGGCAACGGCACGCTTGCAGCACCGAAAAAATTCATTGCCAGCGGGATGGCGTTGCTGTCTCCGCTCGGCGGTGATGTATTGCAGATTGCAGCGGGGAATTATTCGGGTGCGAACAATCGGATCGATGGCGATGGCGATGGCAATGGCCAGGCCGGATCGTGGAATATTGTACGCGCGTCGACGGATGGCACGGTGCGAATCTCAGCCGGCTTCGACTTGCCGGTCGCAGATCATTGGCTGCAATTCGAAGGGCTGGTCTTTGACTCTGCGCAACAGAAGACGATCAGCGGCCGCTATGTGAAGGTCCTGCGCAGCGGCTTTCGCGGCGGGCCGGCGACCGGCAATGCGATGAACCTCGCCATCGGCACGAATGACGTGACACCAGGCGCGCAGCATGTGCTGCTCGAAGATGTTTACGCCTGGGGTCCGGGCGGACGTTACAACATCATCGTCTACAATGCCGATCGCGTGGTTTTGCGGCGCGTGCTGGTGCGACACGACTTCGGCTGGAGCGACACGGTCGGCGATCCGCAGGCAAACGTCGCACTGTACGACTCGACGAACGTGCTGACGCAGAATCTCTTCCTGCTCGACAGCCATCCCGGCGTGGACGACTACTACGAGGCCGCGTTGTATCACCCGAGCAATCGCACGACCAACGTCACCAGCAACAACATCCGCAACATCGGCGCGATCATCGTCAACATCGGCAACAACGGCATCGGCTTCGATGGATCAGAGGCGTCGACAGCGAATCTGATCGAAGACAGCGTGATCTGGGGCACCCGCTATGCGCTGAGCAGCAACGGCGACGCACATGGCGGCGTGCTGAACCGCATCACCGCCGGTCAGGCCAGCGATGGCGGCATCAACGACTGGAATGGCGGTGGCAATTTCAACCTCGGCGGGTCCATTCTGTGGACGATCGGCGGCAGCAATCTGTCGCAGATCGCGCACGCTGGCAATGTCTGTTTCAACCCGACTTGCAGCGGCGAAACAGCGCTGAATCCGGCGAATTCCGGATTGCTGCATCTGCCGCGCATCGAAGTCGGTTCCGCCTTGGCCAGCGCTGGCGCTGGTGGTACGCGGGTCGGGGCGCAAGTCCTGCAAAGACTCGGTGTGTCCGGATCCTTGTACGGTGAGACCGGCTTCGATGTCGCAAGCGCCGAGGCACTCTGGCCGTGGCCGAACGAAGCTGCGATCAAGATCGCGCTGTGTCAACAAGCCGGCGTCAATACCGGTTTCTGCGCGGCACCGACCTTGACCCGTTACATCTGGGAAATGCTCGGCCATCCGATCCCACCCGAGATCTATGCGCCCGGCGGACTGTTCAACAACGGATTCGAATAGGTGCGCCGGCGAAACCGGTGAAGCGTAAAGGGTGAAAGTCCCTGACATCAAAGGAGTAGCGATCCATGAATGTCCCCGAGTCATGCGTTGGTCATCGCGAGGTGAGCGGCGAAGCGTTGACAGGGGTGTCGGTAGGCCAGCCATTGAGCCGCGAAATAACCCTGATCCCGAGTGCCGACGCTTCCGCGTAGGCTCGCCTACCGTTGATCACGCGGGATGTCCGGTCGGCAACAGGTGAGACGCTGATCCAGAATGGGCTAAGCGTCAGAGCTCAGTCGATTGACGCCATGGCGCCGCCGTGGCATGGCCGCAGGGTTTGCCGGGGTGGTCGGTGCGGGCCATGCAGTCCGGGCAGAGTTCGAGGCCGCACTGTGTGCAGTGGCGCATGCACTGGTCGCAGCGGATGCGCTGGCACAGCGAGCAGCAGCCGCCGTAGTACTGCTCGGGGGTGAGTTGCCCGCAGCATCCGCATTGAAACTCGGCGAGCATTTCAGCTGGCGGCGCGCAGCGGCGGTTGCGCGGCGCTGCGCTCGACCTGCGCGAAGGGCAGCGCGCGCTCCAGACCCACCTGCGGCTCGCCGATGAAATAGCCCTGGATGTAGTCGACCGCGCAGTCGCGCAGCAGCGGCAGGATCTGCGGGCGATCGACGAACTCGGCCACGGTGAGCTTGCCGACCGAGTGCGCGATGCCGGTGATCGCCTTGACCACGGCCTGGTCGATCTTGTCGTCGACGATGCCCTGGATGAAGGAACCGTCGATCTTCAGGAAATCGACGTCGAGGTGCTTGAGGTGCGAGAAGGTGGAGAAACCAACGCCGAAATCATCGAGCGCAAACTGGCAGCCGAGCGCGCGCAGGTGGCCGATCAGCGCGCGCGCCGATTCGAGGTTGCTGACCGCGCGCGACTCGGTGATCTCGAACACCAGTTGCTTGGCATCGACATCAAACTCGACCAGCTTGTCGGTGACGTAGCTGGCCGTCGCCGGGTTGATCAGCGACTGCGCCGAGAGGTTGAGCGACAGCCGCACACGCTGGCCCTGGCGCGCGGTTTCGTGCATCGCGCGCATGGCGTTGTGGATCACCCAGCGGTCGATGTCGAGCATCATGCCGAAACGCTCCGCGGTCGGCAGGAAGGCGTCCGGCGCCAGCAACCGGCCCTGGGCGTCGCGCAGCCTCAGCAGCACCTCGAAGTAGGGTTCGAGCCGGGTCGGGCTGTTGGCGCCGTGCTCGCCGAAGTCGGCGAGCGGCACGATCGGCTGGTAGCTGAGCACGAAGCCGTCGCTGCGCAAGGCCTCTTCGAGCCGCGTCGACCAGCCCAGCTCCAAGTCCATGCTGGCGCGTTCGTCGGAGTCCTGCGAGAACACGTGCGTCTGGTTGCGGCCGCCGTTCTTGGCCAGATGGCAGGCGATGTCGGCGTTGGCCATGGCCTCGGCAGCGGACTCGGTGTGGCGGTCCATCCTGGAGACGCCGATCGAGACGGTGATTCGGTAGCTCTTGCCGGCGTAGACGAACGGGTGCGAGGTGAGCGCGCGGCGAAACTCGTCGGAGATCGAGTCGAGGTCGCCGCTGGTGACATTGCGCAGGATGATCGCGTACTCGTCGCCGCCCATGCGCGCGAGATGGTCGGACTGGCGCAGCCGCGACTTCAGCCGCGCGCTGACTTCGACCAGCAACTGGTCGCCAGCGCTGTGGCCGGCGGTGTCGTTGATGTACTTGAAGCGGTCGACGTCGATGAACAGCAGCAGCGAGATCTGCTCGGAGCGCTTCAGTCGCGAGATTTCCTGCTCCAACTGGCTCTCGAAGAAGCCGCGGTTGTGCAGCTTGGTCAGTGCATCGTGGCTGGCCTGCCAGCGCAGTTCCTCCTCCAGAACGCGGCGCTGCGAGACATCGCGGAACGCGACCACCGAGCCTTCGCGCACGCCATCGACGTTCATCGGGAACACCGTGCACTCGACCGGTACCTGGCGGCGCGCGGCGCTGATGAATACCGTCTGCCAGTTCGGCACCTGCGATCCGGCCTGGTAGCACTGGCTCAGGAAGCAGGCCGAGCGCGGCATCGGCGCGCCGTTCTCGAAGGCATGGTGGAACTTCTCGTAGGCGGACTGGCCGACCAGATCGGCGCTGTCGGCATGGCCGAGCAGATCGACCGCGGCCGGGTTGACGAACTGGATGATGCCGCTGCGATCGACGCCGTAGACGCCGTCGCCGACCGAGGCGAGGATGCCCTGCAAGCGGCGGCGTTCGGCATCCATCGCCTTGCGGTCGCTGACCATGCGCGCGAGTGAATGCAGCCGTGCCAGGAACAGCTCCTTGGCCTCGCTCTTGAACATGCACTCGATCGCGCCGGAGGCGAGCGAGTCGTTGATCACCTGGTCGGAATAGGTGCCGGTGATCACCGCGCAGATCGCGCCACGGGTAGCTTCGTCGGCTTTCAGCGCGCGGATCAGTTCGGTGCCGTTTTCGCCCGGCATGAAGTAGTCGGTGACCACGATGTCGGACGCCTGCGCCGCGAACTTGGCCTTTCCTTCAGCGACGCTGGACGCGATCTCGACCTGGTAGCCCTGTTTGGCCAACAATTTCTGGAAGGCCATGCGCACTGTGGCCGAGTCATCGACCAGCAGCACGCGCAGGTTGGCGTGGGTGGTGGCGTCGAGCGAGATCGTGCTCGATGTGGCCGGTCGCATCAGCCGCAGCAGGGCCTCGCCGGCCTCGTTGTAGTCGCCCCAATTGAGCAGCGCCGAGCGCGGCCGCTTCATCATCCAGTTGACCGCGCCCGGGCTCGACGAGTCGGCCAGCACCAGCACCGGCAAGTGTTCGTACTGGTCGCGGCTGAGCAGGTCGAACACCTCGTCCGCCATCGGCTCGCCGTAGTCCGGCCAGCCCACCGCGCAGGCCATGATCTCGCTCGACGAACGCGGCATGCGCTGCAACAACGCCATCGTCTCCGAGAAGTTCGCCATCGTCTGTACGGTGAACCCGGCACCGGTCAGCACCGACGACATCGCGCGACGACGCGTGGTGGATGTTTCGGCGAGCAGGACTGCAGTCAAGGCATTGCTCTCGGATCCCTCGGTCAGCCGAGACTAAACCCTTCGTTGGCGGGTTTCCATGCGGTGCGGGCGCTGGAACCATCGGTCCGACACGAGTTGATGCAAGGAATGGTCAACGCTTCGGCGACGCAGCGCGGTGTTCGCTGCCGGAACACGCGACTGTCCGCTAACGGACAGGCGGACGATGCTGCTTCGATGATCGGTGTGATCAGCCAATGGCATCAATGACTTGCATTGCCCAGGTGTTGGCACGCTGATTGCGCCTGATGGGCCATGGACATCTCCCGCCCCGACCTGAAACTGAAGAAGCGCCGCCGCCAGTTCGTGTACGTGGGCGCCGGAATCCTCACCCTGATCGCGATTGCCTTCGGGCTGTCCGCGATCGAGCCGGCGGCGCCGAAGGTGGCGCGGGCACAGGTGTGGATCGACGCGGTGAAGCGCGGCGAGATGAAGCGCGAGGTGCGCGGGCCGGGCACGCTGGTGCCGAAGGAAGTGCGCTGGATCGCCGCGGAAACGGCGGCGCGAGTCGATCGTTTCCTGGTCAAGCCGGGTGCACTGGTGAGCGCCGACACGGTGATCATGGAGCTGTCCAATCCGGAGGTCATGGACCAGTTGCTGGCGGCGCGTTCGGAAGTGACCGCAGCCGAGGCCGACCACGCCGCATTGCGCATGAGCCTGGAGTCGCAGGTGCTCGACCAGCGCGCGAACATGGCCGGCATCGAGGCCGACTACGAGTCGGCGCGATTGCAGGCCGAGGCCGAGGATGAGCTGAACCAGAAGGGCATCATCTCCGACATCAATTTCCGCCGCTCCGAGCTCACCGCAGAACGACTGAAGGTGCGCCTCGACATCGAGCAGGAGCGCATCGCCAAGTTCAAGGACACCATGGCGGCGCAGCTCGCCGCCGGGCGTGCGCGCATCGAGCAGTTGCGCAACACGCTGGCGCTGCGCGAACGTCAGGTCGATTCGCTCAAGCTCAAGGCCGGCATCGACGGCGTGCTGCAGCAGGTTCCGGTCGAAGTCGGCCAGCAGGTTGCGCCCGGCACCAACCTGGCGCGCGTGGCGCGGCCGGACGTGCTGATCGCCGAACTGCGCGTCGCCGAGACCCAGGCCAAGGATGTGGTCATCGGCCAGAAGGTTGCGGTCGATACCCGCAACGGCATCGTCGAGGGCCTGGTCGCGCGCATCGATCCGGCGGTGTTGAACGGCACCGTGCAGGTCGATGTCGATCTGGTCGGCGCGTTGCCCGCCGGTGCGCGCCCGGACCTGTCGATCGACGGCACCATCGAGATCGAGCGCCTGGCCGACGTGCTCTATGTCGGTCGCCCCGCCTACGGCCAGCCGGAGTCCGACACCACGCTGTTCCGCCTCGACGCCAAGAGCGGCATCGCGACGCGCGTGCCGGTGAAGCTCGGACGCGCTTCGGTCACCGTGATCGAAGTCAGCCGCGGGCTGGCTGAGGGCGATCAAGTAGTGCTCTCCGACACTGCGCAATGGGACAAGTACGACCGATTGAAATTGCAGTAGGTGCGAAAGCGTTCGGATGAATCCGAACCCACACAATGCACCAGTCAGCAGCAGACCATTCCGAAATCTCAACACGACACGAGCCGACGCCATGACCGCAGCCACTTCCTCCCTGATCCAGCTCCGCGACATCCAGAAGGTGTTCTTCACCGACGAGGTCGAGACGCATGCGCTGGCCGGCGTGCACTTCGACCTGGCGCGCGGCGAGTACGTGTCGATCTCCGGGCCCTCGGGCTGCGGCAAGTCGACGCTGCTGTCGATCCTCGGCCTGCTCGATACGCCGACCGGCGGCAGCTACACGCTGAACGGCACTTCGGTCGAGTCGATCAATGCCAACGAGCGCGCGCGCATCCGCAATCGCGAGATCGGTTTCATCTTCCAGGCCTTCAACCTGATCGGTGATCTCAGCGTGTTCGAGAACGTCGAACTGCCGCTGACCTATCGCGATGGCATGGGCAAGGCCGAGCGTCGCGAGCGCGTGCAGGAAGCGCTCGAGCGCGTCGGCATGGCGCATCGCCTGAAGCATTACCCGGCGCAGCTCTCGGGCGGCCAACAACAGCGCGTCGCGGTCGCCCGCGCGCTGGTCGGCAAGCCTTCCATCCTGCTCGCCGACGAGCCGACCGGAAACCTCGACTCGAAGAACGGCGAGGCGGTGATGGAACTGCTCGCCGAGCTGCACAAGGGCGGGGCAACCATCTGCATGGTCACCCACGATCCGCGTTACGCCGAATTCGCCGACCGCAAGATCTTCATGTTCGACGGTCGCGTCGTCGACGAAGAAACCCTGCATCGCCTGCGCAAGGAAGAGGACGCGCGCCTGTTCAAGCGCGTCGCGCCCGTGTCCGGCCAGGCCGCCTGAGGAGCATGACCATGAACGCCACTTGCCAATCGAATGATCGCAACCGTCGCCCGCACGATGGCGAAGTCTGCCGTCTGGTGACCGAACTGGTGCGCGCCCTGCCGACGATTGCGCTCGGCGCACCGCGACCGCTGCACGACGCACGCTCGCGCGCGGTCGAGTTCGCCGCCGCGCTGGCCGCGCGCCGCACGCACTGAGGAGCGACCATGAACGCATTCCTGCACGACCTGCGCCTGGCGCTGCGCCAGTTCCGCCACCGACCCGGTCTGTGGGCCGCGGTGGTGCTGACGCTGGCGCTCGGCATCGGCGCCAACGCCGCGGTGTTCCATGTATTCGAGCGGCTGCTGCTGGCGCCACTGCCCTATGCCAACGACGAGCGCCTGGTGCTGGTCTACAACACTTATCCGAAGAACGACCTCGAATACGCTGGCACCTCGGTGCCGGACTACCTCGATCGCAAGACCCAGGCGCCGTCGCTGGAAGACCTCGGCCTGTTCTTTACCCGCGGCATGACCCTGCTCGGCGGCGACGAGCCGCGGCGGGTGCAGATCACCCGCGCCACGCCTTCGTTCTTCACCACGCTCGGGGTCCAGCCGGCGCTCGGCGCCGTGTTCGGCGAGGCCGAGGCCAGTGGCAGCGGCGAGTCGGTGGTGGTGATCACGCATGGCCTGTGGCAAACCGCCTTCGGTGGCAGCCGCGACGTGCTCGGGCGCGAGCTCAAGCTCGATGGCGGCAGTTGGCGCGTGATCGGGGTGCTGCCGCCCGGGTTCGCAGTGCCACTGGAGGAATCCGACGCGATCGTGCCGGCGGTGTTCACTCCGGAGCAGGCCTCCGACGCCTCGCGTGGCAATGAATTCTCGGCCTCGGTCGGACGCCTGCGCGCGGGCGCGCAGATCAGCCAGCTCAATGCCGAGCTCGATGCCATCGTCAAGCGCAACGCCGAACGCCTGCCCGAGGACTACCGCACCTTCTTCGATGCCAGCGGCTTCACCGGCCGCGCCAAGCCGCTGCGTCAGGCGATCGTCGGCGACGTCGCCGGCACCCTGCGCATGCTGCAGGCGGCGACCCTGCTGGTGCTGCTGATCGCCTGCGCCAACGTCGCCAACCTGCTGCTGGCGCAGCACATCGCGCGCACCCGGGAATACGCCGTGCGCAGCGCCATCGGCGCGCGCTCCGGCGATCTGATGCGGCAAGCGCTGGCGGAAGCGGTGCTGGCCGCGCTGGTCGGCGCCGCGGTCGGCCTGCTGGTCGCGCACGCGGTGCTGGCGGCGATGTCGGCGCTGGCTGGCAACGCGCTGCTGTTGCGCGATATCGACCCGGTGTTGCCGTGGGCGACGCAGGCGCTGACTGTGGTCGCGGCGCTGGTGCTGGTGCCGCTGATCGCGGCGCTGCCGATCGCGTTCGCCGGTCGCACCGCGCCGGCGCTGCGCCTGCGCGATGCCGGGCGCAGCGGCAGCGGCGGTGTCGCCGCCGGTCGCGCGCGCAGCGGCCTGGTGGTGCTGCAGCTGGCGCTGTCCTCGGCGCTGCTGGTGGCCGCCGGTTTGCTGATGCGCAGCTACCTGCGGGTCACGGCAGAGTCGCCGGGGTTCTCCGCGCAGGGCGTGTTGACCGCATTCGTCGAACTGCCCGAGAGTCGCTATCCCGAACCGGTGGCGCAGGGCGCCTTCTTCGATCGC encodes:
- a CDS encoding ABC transporter ATP-binding protein; amino-acid sequence: MTAATSSLIQLRDIQKVFFTDEVETHALAGVHFDLARGEYVSISGPSGCGKSTLLSILGLLDTPTGGSYTLNGTSVESINANERARIRNREIGFIFQAFNLIGDLSVFENVELPLTYRDGMGKAERRERVQEALERVGMAHRLKHYPAQLSGGQQQRVAVARALVGKPSILLADEPTGNLDSKNGEAVMELLAELHKGGATICMVTHDPRYAEFADRKIFMFDGRVVDEETLHRLRKEEDARLFKRVAPVSGQAA
- a CDS encoding ABC transporter permease; amino-acid sequence: MNAFLHDLRLALRQFRHRPGLWAAVVLTLALGIGANAAVFHVFERLLLAPLPYANDERLVLVYNTYPKNDLEYAGTSVPDYLDRKTQAPSLEDLGLFFTRGMTLLGGDEPRRVQITRATPSFFTTLGVQPALGAVFGEAEASGSGESVVVITHGLWQTAFGGSRDVLGRELKLDGGSWRVIGVLPPGFAVPLEESDAIVPAVFTPEQASDASRGNEFSASVGRLRAGAQISQLNAELDAIVKRNAERLPEDYRTFFDASGFTGRAKPLRQAIVGDVAGTLRMLQAATLLVLLIACANVANLLLAQHIARTREYAVRSAIGARSGDLMRQALAEAVLAALVGAAVGLLVAHAVLAAMSALAGNALLLRDIDPVLPWATQALTVVAALVLVPLIAALPIAFAGRTAPALRLRDAGRSGSGGVAAGRARSGLVVLQLALSSALLVAAGLLMRSYLRVTAESPGFSAQGVLTAFVELPESRYPEPVAQGAFFDRARAAAAAIPGVERTGWITGLPFTPFGFGASYAVRGLKLAPGVLPHAQIRLADGDYFKAMDIPVLRGRVFNEADRNGEPVVVIDELLAKKYFADRDPVGGYLARGDGQAKDTVWMRVIGVVGTVRGQSLAETPNKETIYAPVGSFPIGMSTLVLRTSIDPDTMAATLRRTLRELDPQLALYDVQTLDARIDASLGLRRAPLALVGAFASTALLLAVVGLYGVLAFVVGSRSGEIGLRMAIGARARDVVRMVVGQGVRLVGVGLALGLVLASLGGSVLSSQLFGISVFDPVTFAGVAAVLLLAALVACIAPARRAAAVDPIDALRSE
- a CDS encoding HlyD family efflux transporter periplasmic adaptor subunit, yielding MDISRPDLKLKKRRRQFVYVGAGILTLIAIAFGLSAIEPAAPKVARAQVWIDAVKRGEMKREVRGPGTLVPKEVRWIAAETAARVDRFLVKPGALVSADTVIMELSNPEVMDQLLAARSEVTAAEADHAALRMSLESQVLDQRANMAGIEADYESARLQAEAEDELNQKGIISDINFRRSELTAERLKVRLDIEQERIAKFKDTMAAQLAAGRARIEQLRNTLALRERQVDSLKLKAGIDGVLQQVPVEVGQQVAPGTNLARVARPDVLIAELRVAETQAKDVVIGQKVAVDTRNGIVEGLVARIDPAVLNGTVQVDVDLVGALPAGARPDLSIDGTIEIERLADVLYVGRPAYGQPESDTTLFRLDAKSGIATRVPVKLGRASVTVIEVSRGLAEGDQVVLSDTAQWDKYDRLKLQ
- a CDS encoding EAL domain-containing protein, with product MTAVLLAETSTTRRRAMSSVLTGAGFTVQTMANFSETMALLQRMPRSSSEIMACAVGWPDYGEPMADEVFDLLSRDQYEHLPVLVLADSSSPGAVNWMMKRPRSALLNWGDYNEAGEALLRLMRPATSSTISLDATTHANLRVLLVDDSATVRMAFQKLLAKQGYQVEIASSVAEGKAKFAAQASDIVVTDYFMPGENGTELIRALKADEATRGAICAVITGTYSDQVINDSLASGAIECMFKSEAKELFLARLHSLARMVSDRKAMDAERRRLQGILASVGDGVYGVDRSGIIQFVNPAAVDLLGHADSADLVGQSAYEKFHHAFENGAPMPRSACFLSQCYQAGSQVPNWQTVFISAARRQVPVECTVFPMNVDGVREGSVVAFRDVSQRRVLEEELRWQASHDALTKLHNRGFFESQLEQEISRLKRSEQISLLLFIDVDRFKYINDTAGHSAGDQLLVEVSARLKSRLRQSDHLARMGGDEYAIILRNVTSGDLDSISDEFRRALTSHPFVYAGKSYRITVSIGVSRMDRHTESAAEAMANADIACHLAKNGGRNQTHVFSQDSDERASMDLELGWSTRLEEALRSDGFVLSYQPIVPLADFGEHGANSPTRLEPYFEVLLRLRDAQGRLLAPDAFLPTAERFGMMLDIDRWVIHNAMRAMHETARQGQRVRLSLNLSAQSLINPATASYVTDKLVEFDVDAKQLVFEITESRAVSNLESARALIGHLRALGCQFALDDFGVGFSTFSHLKHLDVDFLKIDGSFIQGIVDDKIDQAVVKAITGIAHSVGKLTVAEFVDRPQILPLLRDCAVDYIQGYFIGEPQVGLERALPFAQVERSAAQPPLRAAS